GCCATAGCCAGCTGCGTAATGAAGCGcggtgtttttgtttttatctaaAGCATCCACTGTTGCTCCAGCCTCGAGAAGGATTTGGACACATTTCAcctgaaatattaaaaaaaaaaaaaaaaagagcagggATTTTTCAGAAAATTTCTCACAACATACTGGAACCAAATTTCATGTTTCCATCAAACAAATAGGCGGATGGAACTGAAATGCTATACCGATTCCATGATAACATACCAAGGGGCAGGTAATCgaataggaaaaaaaaggagCCTCTTACAACTACCAAGTAACACACAACTGAAACTTTCAGCACAGCAGTTGTGAACTTTGAGAATACAAATTTCCTGGGCGATATATAGCATCGGGTATTTAAATCTATAATATTATTGTTAGTGTAAAAAAAAAGCAATGAAATACTTtgttatgttttaaatcattaaatGAGGACAAAATTACGCATATAAAGACATATTTTGTACTATCTCTAACTTGTGAACACACCCAAAAGCTACTTCACCTGAAAGGAGAAACTCACTAAATTGTCCAAGTTGTAACTAGGTAAACAACACATGCAAAAGTTTTTCCTATAGTAGGTAATGGGAAATGGAGACAAAATGGATAATCCTGCAGAACATTTCTGGCAATAAATAAGAGAATATCCTTTAATCTGCCTACAATCACTCATCCAAACCCTGAGTCCCAATGATTTCCCAATAAACAATGAGTCCCAAAGGTTCGTGCTAGCCTTCTTACAAGTATTTAAATAGCAAAAGTACCTTAAGAGCTTTAAACCCCAGAGCAGATGGGGCAAGCCAAAACTCCCAAGATAGTTGTTGAAGCGTGTAGCAAGTCTAATCTAGTGGTGCAGATTTAGTGACatcagttcaaaatttcacatagcACACACTCCTTTACCCAAGGTCCCAAAGGACCCAAACTCAAACACTAACGGAAATAGGAAATTCAAAACACtagatttgaaattttgaatttaatgagAACTTCAGAAGATAAAAAGAATTGTAGCATATCTTGATCCTTCCTACCCTGCAGTGCGTAGAGGTGGTTTCCATGGTTTAGAACTGTTAGCCCTACATTGCAACTAGCAACAAAACAACTTTAACACTACCTCAATGGTCATGCAAGGTAGGCTATCAAATAACATATTTCGAGAACCAATCGGGTAGATTTTTTAATTGTTCAATGGGGAAGGGGGTTGAATCCCTACAGCAAGGGGGGTGGTGAGGAGCTTGACCACTAGAACTAATTGTGCTTAGTGCTCTTCACAGTTGCAGAACTCACATATCCACAAAATAACTGAAATTGTATGTAAGCCATAAGATCTACAAATTGGTTTTAGGCCCATCATATTTCTTAAGTCACACTCAGTGCATGAGGCTACCATGATGCAGCAGGCAGGATAAGAAAAGGTATACATACGCCACCTTTCACCTTTCCCATGCATCACGTATCCATGATGGATGATGAACTTCTTAGTTTCAGGTTATAAACATTTCAACATCATTGAGTGCAATACCGGAAAGGAAGTCAGGTCTAGAACTTATCATACCTCACCGTATCCACATGCGAAATGCAAAGCCGTCCTTCCCTCTGAATCTTCTTCATCCTTGTCAGCGCCAGCAGCTAGCGCTGCTTTCAAACCCTAGTTGTGAATCAGAATTGAAAACCTTAATCTAAATGTAAGAAATTATGGATCAACACAGCCAAAATTAAATCCAAGACTTAACACCAAGTGCTCCAATTATAAGATAAGATTTGAATTAATCTAAAGGACCCCTAAAATAATAACCGTCTTTAGGTCTGCAAAAAtgctataaaaaataaaatgagaaaagaaagagttcAAAAATTATACAGACACACACACCTCAATATCCCCAACACTTGCACAGCCATGAACAATCGACTCATCTTCATTTCCTGCTTCTTCTGCTTCATCAGCACCTGCATTTTCAAAAGAGGAGGCTGCATCTTCTGGAACTTCGAGACCCATTGCTGCTCCCAACTTCTGCAGAACATCCTTATCATTCCAGTAcctatgcaaaaaaaaaaagaaaaaaagaaatgtaaCTTCTAAGTAAATGAAAGTTGGAAACTGAAAGAGCAAGCACATTACATCTCAATATATAGAACTCAAGCATAATTGTTAATGTCATAACATTTATTAATACCAACCTCATCATGGCAGCTGGACCACCAGTTTCTATCTCTTCTAAAATAGGCTTCAATGCGGCATCATCTTTGAGTCGGGCCATTCGTTCCTCCATCTGGTCTTTACCGGCTGGATTTGTCAAACTGTTAAGCATCTGAGACATTGATGGGTCCTGCGGAAATGTGAAACAAAAACTTCACTTTTTTCATAATCCATGAGCGCGCACACAAATCTTACTTCAACAATGGAAAGTGACTGTGTATACCTGCATTAACGCATTCCCAAGGCGCTCAGCCATTGTCATAAATTGAGGATTCTGCATAACCTGTTGCATGGTGGACATATACTCCTGTGGATCAATATCAGGAACACCACCATTTCCTGCATTTTGTACTGATTTCTGAAGCTGTTCTGCCATCTGGTTGAATGAAGGATCATTTGCTATCTGTTCAGCTAAGTCCTTAATGGAAGGGTCCTGGATATTGAGCCATAAAATATGAGACCTGAAcccaaaacttaaaaaataaaagctgCCGGAGGACCAAAAAAAGGTTGGGGGACAATAGGAGAGCAAAAGGAGATGAATCATCAGATATTCATGCAAATGGAAACTTGTACAAATAGATTCGAAACAGAATTCAAAATACATCCATGACGGACATTTTAGTCATCAACTTTTCCACCTAACTTAGCAGATGAGGTAAGAAAATATTTGATACGCCAGTTAAGAATCTCAGTGCGattaattttccatatagtaTGTATTTATGTAAACATGCCAAAAGAACACAGGGAAAGGGAGTGGGGAGAGGCAACATATATCCTACATCCCAGCTCATTAATTTGGTCATCTCAACACATCACCAAATTGATCCTTATCACAATTTacaacatcaaatattttgtcCATTAGTTGACTAATTTTTCGAAGAGAAAAATCAAATCGCATTTAAGGGCATTCAAGGGGATGCAATCCAAATACAGTCACAACAAAGGAAACCTATTATGTCAATAGTTGAGTCAACGGGACAAAATTCTCAGTCCATAACTTCATGCcctaattataaaaaatttcaagaCCAGTTTTGCATTCTATTTTAAAAATTCAACAGTCCTATTGTTAGttcccaaaataaaaagaaaatggatAAGAGAATACATTTAAAAGCCCTGTCATGGCTGAGAAATCAAAAGGATTGGGAAGAAATCCAGCTCCCATCGAAGAGGCAGATCCTGTTTGTCCAGCCTGTGACGTAGCAGAGCCCATTTCTGAGGTACTCTTGCTCTCCTTTGGAACTGATTTCTCATCTAGAAGAGTAAGACAAATAAGCATAATTCAGACAACTTATGTCCCCACACAAAGTCAAAGCAAAATACACGAATCTGCACTTCTAAAGAAAACACAACATTAGAATCTATAAACATAACCAATATGCATCATTCAAAGCCATGGCTAGTGTACCGATTACCATGAAATCCAGATGATTCATAAGCAACTAAGTTAATTATCTATAGTTCCAACATAATCCACAGTGGCCAATAAACACTCCTAAAACGAGTATTATAGATGCAGTGAACTTTGCTTCGTCACATAACCACAAACAAAGACGATAATCACTGCAGTGGAAATTCAAATGCAGTAGTTGACTAATCAAGTCAAGAATCAGACGGAAAACAAAAGGCAACAAACATGAACAAATAGTGAAAACCGAACTGATCTGATTGGAATTGATATACCAAATCCACAAACAACACGCTAATCCAACGAAATAAAGCATTAACCACCAACGACGAATCATTTCACACAAATAACACGAACAGACACGCAAAGGACTGAAGGAGCAGatctaacataaaaaaaaatccaacaaaaacACGGAGGAAATCGAGAAATAAATATCGATGTAATCATTACCAGCGGGAGCATCCTTGGTGGGATTGGAAGCCATTTGAGCAGctgagaaaaacaaagaaaatccaaaACTCGCGATTAGGCAAACAATAAGTTCATGAAAATTCAGCTACAAATTGAAATAAACAAAACGATAACGCAATTATATGCTAATTACAGGTATTAGAGAGTGAATTGAAACCTGAAGCTCGAAGAAGTGAAGTCACGGACGCACGGTACTCGTCTCTGGAAGATTAGATTCAAAACCCTAGTTGTAGTTTTCTTTGTATTTGTCcgcaaagaaacaaaagaaaataaggcTTGCGTGGGCCATATCAATCCTCATCTTCTCGTCTAAACGGATGGCTCAAGGCTCCTCTCAAACGACACTTCAGACCTTGACGTGTAACCGTAATTACAGAAATGCACTTAACGTAGTGGACTTGATTATGCTTTTGGGCTGGGTCTACAAGATGGGCCTCAATTTTTCTATGGGTAGATGGGCCTCAAGTGCTTCCTTTGTTGTTTCACTTGTTTGTTTCTTTCGTTTTTCTCATTCTCTCCCTGCTCCtaagggaaaaaataaaataaaatgcaag
This genomic stretch from Tripterygium wilfordii isolate XIE 37 chromosome 22, ASM1340144v1, whole genome shotgun sequence harbors:
- the LOC119991872 gene encoding ankyrin repeat domain-containing protein 2B-like, producing the protein MASNPTKDAPADEKSVPKESKSTSEMGSATSQAGQTGSASSMGAGFLPNPFDFSAMTGLLNDPSIKDLAEQIANDPSFNQMAEQLQKSVQNAGNGGVPDIDPQEYMSTMQQVMQNPQFMTMAERLGNALMQDPSMSQMLNSLTNPAGKDQMEERMARLKDDAALKPILEEIETGGPAAMMRYWNDKDVLQKLGAAMGLEVPEDAASSFENAGADEAEEAGNEDESIVHGCASVGDIEGLKAALAAGADKDEEDSEGRTALHFACGYGEVKCVQILLEAGATVDALDKNKNTALHYAAGYGRKDCVALLLENGAAVTLQNVDGKTPIEVAKLNNQNEVVKLLEKDAFL